One Capsicum annuum cultivar UCD-10X-F1 chromosome 2, UCD10Xv1.1, whole genome shotgun sequence genomic window carries:
- the LOC107859167 gene encoding bidirectional sugar transporter SWEET2a, which yields MSAVGELYSIYSICSFAAGIAGNLFAFVLFVSPIPTFRRIIRSKSTEQFSGLPYIYALLNCLICLWYGTPIVSPGVILVFTVNSIGAVFQLVYITIFIINAEGSKKLKMLGLVLGVFAVFSAIVATSLCLFEPPTRQTFVGYLSVFSLISMFASPLFIINLVIKTMSVEYMPFYLSLATFLMSLSFFAYGMFKNDPFIYVPNGIGGVLGVIQLVLYFKYSNSIEEPREPLLDSYA from the exons GGAACCTCTTTGCATTCGTCTTATTCGTGTCACCAAT ACCAACATTCAGAAGAATCATTAGAAGCAAGTCTACGGAACAGTTTTCTGGATTGCCTTATATATATGCGCTCTTGAATTGCTTAATATGCCTCTGGTATGGGACACCAATTGTATCTCCGGGTGTTATATTAGTTTTCACTGTCAACTCAATTGGAGCAGTGTTCCAGCTAGTATATATTACCATCTTCATAATTAATGCAGAGGGGTCGAAGAAG TTGAAAATGTTGGGGTTGGTGCTTGGTGTTTTTGCTGTGTTTTCTGCTATAGTTGCGACCAGCCTATGTCTATTTGAGCCTCCTACTCGGCAAACTTTCGTTGGATATCTATCTGTCTTTTCTCTCATTTCCATGTTTGCTTCTCCACTATTCATTATT AATTTGGTGATCAAAACAATGAGTGTGGAGTACATGCCATTTTATCTATCCCTTGCGACTTTTCTCATGAGCCTTTCTTTCTTTGCATACGGAATGTTCAAGAATGACCCATTCATCTAT GTACCAAATGGGATAGGAGGAGTTCTTGGTGTTATACAACTGGTACTGTACTTTAAATATAGCAATTCCATAGAGGAGCCGAGAGAACCTCTCTTGGACTCTTACGCATGA